In Astyanax mexicanus isolate ESR-SI-001 unplaced genomic scaffold, AstMex3_surface scaffold_47, whole genome shotgun sequence, a single window of DNA contains:
- the LOC111196334 gene encoding uncharacterized protein LOC111196334 isoform X2 produces MAQTPINTNWQDLDEEVQQAQKMLDVMEQQIVRPGHTTKARNKRRRVEPTVKWVERDACGYRIQDNSKPLRRESVPRMPLVPEMQSTARADESCFDPSIKGPSNEEMLDVLRQEMEELISDALLDDPEVRTIPNIASVDWAIRKSKSLERWKELRPDLIQYMLKAENTVQTLCSYCRNKKAVLRCQDCLPKQYYCEDCDLSFHAVFVLHNRDSMVDGFFMPIPPTTVIKFASDGKLIYEEKDCKLPVPVPERICACAAAAAATASIGKRVILITVNGRYSMYLPVLNCTFCGNSWSPNSSDLIQNGYWPASVSYETIYSMDLFSMFEDMKVIAPAMSLQAFTRTLERRTSHFGRGGKICDSTFQRSYLEWNYCRFEIDQLCHVQHFKCPACMPNMLAVSVDGNRKHYRFKKGTDEKGFMMVVS; encoded by the exons ATTGTGAGGCCAGGACACACCACAAAGGCcagaaacaaaagaagaagagTTGAGCCTACTGTAAAATGGGTTGAGAGAGATGCCTGTGGATACAGAATTCAAGACAACAGCAAACCTTTAAGGAGAG AGTCAGTCCCCAGAATGCCTCTAGTACCAGAGATGCAATCAACTGCCAGGGCAGATGAATCATGTTTTGATCCTTCCATCAAAGGTCCAAGCAATGAAGAGATGCTAG ATGTTCTTCGTCAAGAAATGGAGGAACTTATTTCTGATGCATTATTGGACGATCCTGAAGTTCGCACTATTCCAAACATTGCTTCTGTAGACTGGGCTATACGAAAATCAAAGTCTCTTGAACGATGGAAAGAACTAAGACCGGACTTGATTCAGTACATGTTGAAAGCTGAAAACACTGTGCAGACCTTGTGTAGTTACTGCAGGAATAAAAAAGCTGTCCTTCGGTGCCAAGATTGTCTTCCTAAACAATACTATTGTGAAGATTGTGATCTCTCATTTCATGCAGTATTTGTGCTGCATAATAGGGACAGTATGGTTGATGGATTTTTCATGCCCATTCCACCAACAACAGTAATCAAGTTTGCCAGTGATGGTAAACTGATATATGAAGAAAAAG ACTGTAAATTGCCAGTACCAGTACCTGAGAGAATATGTGcatgtgcagcagcagcagcagctacagcCAGTATTGGCAAACGGGTCATTTTAATAACTGTAAACG GCCGATATAGTATGTATTTGCCTGTCTTGAATTGCACATTTTGTGGCAACAGTTGGTCACCAAACTCCAGTGATCTTATACAGAATGGGTATTGGCCAGCCTCAGTGAGCTACGAAACTATATATTCCATGGACCTCTTCTCCATGTTTGAAGACATGAAGGTAATTGCTCCAGCAATGTCCCTCCAGGCCTTTACAAGGACATTAGAGCGTCGGACTTCACATTTTGGCAGg GGGGGGAAAATATGTGACAGCACTTTCCAAAGAAGTTACCTGGAATGGAATTACTGTAGATTTGAAATAGACCAACTTTGTCACGTTCAGCATTTCAAGTGCCCTGCATGCATGCCAAATATGCTGGCTGTATCAGTTGATGGGAACCGCAAACATTATAGGTTCAAGAAAGG GACAGATGAAAAGGGGTTTATGATGGTTGTCTCTTAG